In Mercurialis annua linkage group LG5, ddMerAnnu1.2, whole genome shotgun sequence, a single genomic region encodes these proteins:
- the LOC126682475 gene encoding tyrosine-sulfated glycopeptide receptor 1 codes for MGTMVKHVNFSVMVSSILVLVFLLLIHSCYVGAVCNQDDHNSLLVFLSNTSASPPLNWLSSDSVDCCSWEGIVCDGDDRVVGVLLPFRGISGTLPDSVPNLTRLSNLNLSHNGLTGRVPAGFFSLSSLQILDLSYNRFHGDLPSIGDSSNRTMAIQEVDLSSNQFDGVIQSNSFLQFAGNLSRFNVSNNSFTGRIPSNICLVSSRTMTVLDFSNNDFSGEIPLGIGKCSNLRIFSAGFNNLWGSIPEDIYQAVMLERLSLPLNNLSGNISNALVNLKDLRILDLYSNNLAGTIPQDIGNLTNLEQLQLHINKLTGTIPSSLTNCIKLVTLNLRVNLLKGKLSEFDFSRFGQLSILDLGNNNFTGTLPTTLYSCTKLAAVRLAFNQLEGQFSPDIQKVESLSFLSVSYNNLTNLTGAIQIMMGCKNLTTLILSVNFLNEKIPDDQDIGDLNGFQNLQVLAIGASKLSGQVPTWLRKLKDLEVLDLSVNRLTGSVPSWLAGLENLFYLELSNNLLTGGLPKELGGLQTLASRGANELIDRSYLPLPVFAQPANATYQQYNQLSSLPPAIYVGNNRLSGEIPKEIGQLKFIHVLDLRNNNFSGNIPDELSNLTNLETLNLAGNQLSGEIPASLSGLHFLSSFDVSDNDLQGPIPSGSQFDTFPASSFVGNPGLCGLSIQRSCSGSSGPGHRSAHKNANVKLIVALVVGVCFGTGLLIAILALWILSKRRIIPGEDSDDVEMDRLPNNSDSGFPPEAGKDTSLVIFPNNTEEIKDLTISELLKATDNFNQANIVGCGGFGLVYKATFANGVKLAVKKLSGDTGLMEREFKAEVEALSTAQHENVVSLQGYCVHEGFRLLIYSYMENGSLDYWLHEKPDGASKLDWPTRLNIARGASYGLAYMHQICEPHIVHRDIKSSNILLDDKFEAHVADFGLARLILPYQTHVSTELVGTLGYIPPEYGQAWVATLRGDMYSFGVVMLELLTGKRPVDAFKPKMSRELVVWVQQTRIAGKQDEIFDPHLKGKGFDDELLQVLELACMCVNQNPFKRPTIKEVVTWLTNVGAHRHQNMS; via the coding sequence ATGGGAACGATGGTGAAACATGTTAACTTTTCAGTTATGGTCTCGTCTATTCTCGTACTGGTTTTCTTACTTTTGATTCATTCTTGCTATGTTGGAGCTGTCTGTAATCAAGATGATCATAATTCTCTCTTGGTTTTCTTGTCAAACACGTCAGCTTCACCTCCTTTGAATTGGCTTTCTTCTGATTCTGTTGATTGCTGCTCTTGGGAAGGTATTGTTTGTGATGGAGATGATCGAGTTGTTGGTGTTTTGCTGCCTTTTAGAGGTATCAGTGGAACTCTACCGGATTCTGTTCCTAATCTGACTCGTTTGAGTAATCTCAACCTGTCTCATAATGGCCTGACCGGTCGGGTTCCGGCCGGATTCTTCTCTCTTAGTAGTCTCCAGATTCTTGATCTGAGCTACAATCGTTTCCATGGAGATTTGCCATCAATTGGTGATAGCAGCAACAGAACTATGGCTATCCAAGAAGTGGACTTATCTAGCAATCAGTTTGATGGGGTAATTCAATCCAATTCATTTCTTCAGTTTGCTGGAAATTTGAGTAGATTCAATGTCAGCAACAACAGCTTTACAGGCCGAATTCCATCTAATATATGTCTTGTTTCTTCGCGCACCATGACGGTTCTTGACTTCTCCAACAATGATTTTAGTGGAGAAATTCCACTGGGGATAGGTAAATGTTCCAATCTGAGGATTTTCTCTGCAGGTTTCAATAATCTATGGGGGAGTATTCCTGAAGATATTTACCAAGCAGTCATGCTTGAACGACTCTCCTTGCCTCTCAACAATCTATCTGGTAACATCAGTAATGCACTGGTGAACCTAAAAGACCTCAGGATTCTTGATCTTTATTCCAATAATTTGGCTGGCACGATACCTCAAGATATCGGCAACTTAACCAACTTGGAACAGCTGCAGCTTCATATCAACAAGCTCACTGGAACAATCCCGTCATCACTAACAAACTGTATCAAACTTGTTACACTAAATTTGCGGGTGAATTTGTTGAAAGGGAAGCTCTCTGAGTTTGATTTCTCCAGGTTCGGCCAACTCAGCATCCTAGATCTTGGTAACAATAACTTTACAGGTACTTTGCCCACAACCCTTTATTCATGTACTAAGCTAGCTGCCGTTAGACTTGCCTTTAACCAATTGGAGGGGCAGTTTTCACCTGATATACAAAAAGTGGAATCATTGTCTTTCTTGTCCGTTTCATACAATAACTTGACCAATCTTACCGGGGCTATCCAAATTATGATGGGTTGCAAGAACCTCACTACTTTGATCCTCTCGGTGAATTtcttaaatgaaaaaataccaGATGATCAAGACATAGGAGACTTGAATGGATTCCAAAATCTCCAAGTTCTTGCAATTGGCGCTTCCAAACTCTCCGGCCAAGTGCCCACATGGCTAAGGAAACTCAAGGACCTAGAGGTATTGGACTTATCTGTTAATCGACTTACAGGCTCTGTTCCCAGTTGGTTGGCTGGTCTAGAAAACCTGTTCTACCTAGAATTGTCCAATAATCTCCTTACAGGTGGATTGCCAAAGGAACTTGGAGGATTGCAGACACTAGCATCACGCGGGGCAAATGAACTAATAGACCGCAGTTATCTACCTTTGCCTGTGTTTGCGCAGCCTGCTAATGCTACCTATCAGCAGTACAATCAGCTCTCTAGCCTGCCACCAGCTATATATGTGGGAAACAACAGGCTCAGTGGTGAAATCCCTAAAGAAATTGGCCAACTGAAGTTTATTCATGTGCTGGATCTCAGAAATAACAACTTCTCTGGCAACATTCCTGATGAATTATCAAATCTCACCAACTTGGAGACATTGAATCTTGCTGGAAACCAACTTTCTGGAGAAATACCTGCGTCACTAAGTGGTCTGCATTTCTTGTCTTCATTCGATGTCTCCGATAATGATCTTCAAGGACCTATACCATCTGGAAGTCAGTTTGATACATTCCCAGCTTCCAGCTTTGTAGGGAATCCTGGATTATGTGGTCTTTCTATACAGCGTTCTTGCTCAGGTTCATCAGGGCCCGGCCACCGTTCTGCACATAAAAACGCAAATGTGAAACTTATTGTTGCACTAGTTGTTGGAGTTTGTTTCGGAACTGGTTTACTCATTGCTATACTAGCACTGTGGATATTGTCCAAGAGAAGGATCATTCCAGGAGAGGACTCTGACGATGTAGAGATGGACAGACTACCCAACAACTCCGATTCTGGATTTCCTCCTGAAGCCGGCAAGGATACAAGCCTAGTTATATTTCCAAACAACACAGAAGAGATCAAGGATCTAACCATTAGCGAACTCTTAAAAGCCACTGATAATTTCAATCAAGCAAACATTGTTGGCTGTGGAGGCTTTGGTTTGGTCTACAAAGCAACATTTGCAAATGGGGTCAAGTTGGCTGTCAAGAAACTCTCGGGAGATACAGGACTCATGGAAAGAGAGTTTAAAGCTGAAGTAGAAGCTCTCTCCACAGCCCAACACGAGAACGTGGTTTCCTTGCAGGGTTATTGTGTGCACGAGGGCTTTCGACTGCTTATATATTCCTATATGGAGAACGGAAGTCTGGATTACTGGTTGCACGAGAAGCCTGATGGGGCATCCAAACTAGATTGGCCAACTCGACTAAATATTGCCAGGGGCGCCAGTTatggtttggcttatatgcacCAGATATGCGAACCACACATTGTCCATCGCGACATCAAGTCCAGCAATATCCTTCTTGACGATAAATTTGAGGCACACGTCGCAGATTTTGGATTGGCCAGATTGATTCTTCCTTATCAAACTCATGTGTCAACCGAGCTAGTCGGTACTCTAGGTTACATTCCCCCAGAGTATGGACAAGCATGGGTAGCCACATTAAGAGGCGATATGTACAGTTTTGGGGTCGTTATGCTCGAGCTGCTCACAGGAAAGAGACCTGTGGATGCTTTCAAGCCAAAGATGTCGAGGGAACTCGTTGTCTGGGTCCAACAAACAAGAATCGCGGGTAAACAAGACGAAATCTTCGATCCCCACCTGAAGGGGAAGGGATTTGATGATGAGTTGTTGCAAGTGCTAGAGTTGGCATGCATGTGTGTCAACCAAAACCCATTCAAGAGACCAACCATCAAGGAAGTTGTAACCTGGCTAACCAATGTGGGAGCACACAGACACCAAAATATGAGCTAA